The Hymenobacter chitinivorans DSM 11115 genome window below encodes:
- a CDS encoding YybH family protein, which yields MPTTATSIRDEIRRTNDSFEASFEQGDAAAIARLYTSAGVLLPTGMAPIEGLPGIQAFWQGAMEMGVKQVKLKTRDIEELEDTAIELGTYTLFDGNHRTMDEGKYLVVWKEQQGHWKLHQDIWNTNLPAPGQKAA from the coding sequence ATGCCCACCACAGCCACGAGTATCCGCGACGAAATCCGGCGCACCAACGACTCCTTCGAAGCCAGCTTCGAACAGGGCGACGCGGCCGCCATTGCCCGCCTCTACACCTCGGCGGGCGTGCTGCTGCCCACCGGTATGGCGCCCATTGAGGGCCTACCCGGCATCCAGGCCTTCTGGCAGGGCGCCATGGAAATGGGCGTCAAGCAGGTCAAGCTCAAAACCCGCGACATTGAGGAGCTGGAAGACACGGCCATTGAGCTAGGCACCTACACCCTCTTCGACGGTAACCACCGCACCATGGACGAGGGCAAGTACCTGGTGGTCTGGAAAGAGCAGCAGGGCCACTGGAAGCTCCACCAGGATATTTGGAACACCAACCTGCCCGCTCCCGGCCAGAAAGCCGCCTAA